Proteins encoded by one window of Rutidosis leptorrhynchoides isolate AG116_Rl617_1_P2 chromosome 7, CSIRO_AGI_Rlap_v1, whole genome shotgun sequence:
- the LOC139858035 gene encoding DNA-directed RNA polymerase IV subunit 1-like, whose protein sequence is MDNEVYIEQKVPSGVLTSIRFKVLSDQDTEKASVKDINSANEVTDPALGFPNPSSQCNTCGAKDYRTCEGHIGLIKFPFTILHPYFLPEVAQILNKICPGCKKFKKDKAKKTATQIQGICNFCDRSRKDDYPPLRFKVSTKDVFGKSAIIAEISSKKIVSDQSLRPDYWDFVPTDLQQELSLSAFNRRVLTHAQVYEILKDVDPSFLKGSLGKKNKIFLQSFPLTPNCHRVAEFGQNVTFDERTRAFRRMIGFRGTPNELSACVQDCIKLSKIRAEKPTLRDPDADDNPSKMHGLKYIKEVSLGKRTDFCFRMVCVGDPYIKLNEIGVPHDIAETMLVSEQLNSLNWERINASSGLRILQRGEIYIRRRGGLVPVRYGDQLRIGDTAYRPLQNGDIVLINRPPSIHSHSLIALRVKVLPIKCVLSVNPLICDPLRGDFDGDSLHGYIPQSLESRVELRELVTLENQLVDKQSGKSLLTLSHDSLTAAHLMLDDGIFFTRAQLQQLQMFCPCQQLELPAVMRKLNDSPGGVTSLWTGRQLFSFVLDRDFDVNLSGNQIKNGEFVSLLNPSSCLQGNEENLYGYLIKNLRGDEVLEFLHSAQELLIEWLSIRGFSVSLLDLYLSSDSRNNLNDEVSFGLREAERQAHGQLLMVGPHREFLTGKLTENDDLDSEKMCHDQQTSAALSRASGAAFKELFRDIQSLIYNYASKENSFYSMLRAGSKGNVLKFVQHSMCVGYQHSLVSLSFRLPREFTCVSWNEHKRAYSSFSSGIDRYVPYGVIKTPFLSGLNPLELFVHSLTNRDASFGGHADISGGLNRKLMFFMRDVYIGYDGTVRNCYGNQLVQFSYGCRAHTGENNKSLLEKEECGAPVGSLAACAISEAAYGALDQPISALENSPLLNLKKVLECGVRKQSGNKVASLFLSQKLKRFNNGFEYGAIDVKSHLEKLLLKDVVSLVTIYYSPQTGIRPLSPWICYFRISNEAVKKQLKVQSIINALKLNCTDSVKLKKLKLSLPKLQISSKGDPENSDTNGDFYIAVQIAQIEDTDNSLNILQDRVVPFLLETVIKGSSNVKQVDIVWNDGPKTSKSYKESSGELYLRVFMSESCDRRSFWRKLIDDCIQIMDMIDWERSYPDDVQDVILAQGIDAARNYFLCMLKSAIEDTGKTIIPEHLALTADCLSATGEFVPLNAKGLSLQRKQASISAPFTQACFSNPSDCFVKAAKAEESDKLEGTIDALSWGKVPALGTGGRFEILFSGKEHEIDKPTDVYNLLSKCIDLNEEKVENKNIRYKTAVVLPYPDFAVEGKSELFKMVLERKISADDIKRLSKDLKGILYKYDVNKELSPDDHLVACKALCFHPRKKEKIGEGVFRIKVGQHKMHGSTRCFVVEQIDGSVVDFSYHKCIFHALKLVAPKEASLYEARWLSGRD, encoded by the exons ATGGACAATGAAGTTTATATAGAGCAAAAAGTACCGTCTGGTGTTCTTACAAGCATAAGATTTAAAGTCCTATCAGACCAAGATACA GAAAAGGCATCTGTGAAAGACATTAATTCTGCGAATGAAGTTACCGATCCAGCGTTAGGGTTCCCAAATCCCTCATCGCAGTGCAATACGTGTGGCGCTAAAGATTATCGAACATGTGAAG GTCACATAGGGTTAATTAAATTCCCTTTCACTATACTTCATCCGTATTTCTTACCTGAAGTCGCACAAATACTGAATAAAATCTGTCCCGGATGTAAAAAGTTTAAAAAAGATAAGGCTAAG AAAACTGCAACTCAAATACAAGGAATTTGTAACTTTTGTGAT AGAAGCCGAAAAGATGATTATCCGCCTCTCAGGTTTAAAGTATCAACTAAAGATGTGTTTGGAAAGAGCGCAATTATTGCAGAAATTAGTTCAAAGAAGATCGTTTCAGATCAAAGTTTGCGTCCTGATTATTGGGATTTTGTTCCTACTGATCTTCAACAAGAATTATCATTATCAGCTTTTAATCGAAGAGTTCTTACACATGCACAG GTATATGAAATATTGAAAGATGTTGATCCCAGCTTTCTTAAAGGATCTTTAGGGAAGAAAAACAAGATTTTTCTTCAAAGTTTCCCTTTAACGCCAAACTGTCACCGTGTAGCAGAGTTTGGTCAAAACGTGACCTTT GATGAGCGCACCAGAGCATTCAGAAGAATGATAGGTTTTCGTGGTACACCTAACGAGCTGAGTGCATGTGTACAAGATTGCATAAAGCTTTCAAAG ATACGAGCAGAAAAGCCTACGCTTCGTGATCCAGATGCAGACGACAACCCTTCGAAAATGCACGGACTAAAATACATTAAAGAAGTTAGTCTCGGAAAACGTACAGATTTTTGTTTCCGTATGGTCTGCGTTGGGGACCCGTACATCAAACTCAACGAAATCGGGGTCCCACACGATATCGCCGAAACAATGCTCGTTTCCGAGCAACTAAACTCACTAAACTGGGAACGAATAAACGCATCTTCGGGTTTAAGAATACTACAACGAGGCGAAATATATATTCGACGACGAGGTGGTTTAGTTCCCGTTCGATACGGTGATCAATTACGTATCGGGGATACGGCTTATCGACCGTTACAAAACGGAGACATTGTTTTGATAAATAGACCACCTTCGATTCATTCTCATTCACTAATCGCTCTCCGGGTCAAAGTTTTACCCATAAAATGCGTACTTTCGGTCAACCCTTTAATTTGTGACCCGTTAAGAGGCGATTTTGACGGTGACAGTCTTCACGGTTATATACCGCAATCGTTAGAAAGTCGTGTCGAGCTTCGAGAACTCGTTACGTTAGAAAATCAGTTGGTTGACAAACAAAGCGGGAAAAGTTTGTTGACTTTAAGTCATGATAGTTTGACCGCTGCTCATTTGATGTTGGACGATGGAATTTTTTTCACTCGGGCCCAATTGCAGCAACTTCAAATGTTTTGTCCATGTCAGCAGCTTGAACTGCCAGCTGTAATGAGAAAGCTTAACGATTCGCCAGGTGGCGTGACTAGTTTGTGGACCGGGAGGCAGTTGTTTAGCTTCGTTTTGGATAGAGATTTCGACGTGAATTTATCGGGGAATCAAATAAAAAATGGTGAGTTTGTTAGTTTGTTGAATCCGTCTTCGTGTTTACAAGGAAACGAAGAAAATTTATACGGTTATTTGATAAAAAACCTTCGAGGTGATGAAGTTCTTGAATTTTTACATTCAGCTCAAGAGTTGTTAATCGAATGGCTATCGATTAGGGGATTTAGCGTCTCGTTATTAGATCTTTACTTATCTTCTGACTCGAGAAATAATTTGAACGATGAAGTTAGTTTCGGGTTACGAGAAGCCGAACGACAAGCCCACGGGCAGTTGTTAATGGTGGGCCCACATCGTGAGTTTTTGACTGGAAAGTTGACTGAAAACGATGACCTGGATTCTGAAAAAATGTGTCACGATCAGCAAACGTCTGCTGCGTTGAGTCGAGCATCGGGTGCTGCGTTTAAGGAATTGTTTCGTGATATTCAAAGTCTTATTTACAATTACGCGAGTAAAGAAAATTCGTTTTATTCGATGTTAAGAGCGGGAAGTAAAGGAAACGTGCTGAAATTCGTGCAACATAGTATGTGTGTCGGTTATCAGCATTCGTTAGTTTCGTTATCTTTTCGGCTCCCGCGTGAGTTTACTTGTGTTTCGTGGAACGAGCACAAAAGGGCATATTCGTCATTTTCGTCCGGTATAGATAGATACGTTCCATACGGTGTAATAAAGACCCCGTTTTTATCAGGTCTTAATCCGCTCGAGTTATTTGTTCATTCGTTGACGAATCGGGATGCTTCGTTTGGTGGTCATGCTGATATTTCTGGAGGGTTGAATCGAAAACTTATGTTTTTTATGCGAGACGTTTATATTGGTTACGATGGGACTGTAAGAAACTGTTATGGAAATCAGCTAGTTCAGTTTTCGTATGGTTGCAGGGCCCACACGGGTGAAAATAATAAGTCTCTTTTGGAGAAAGAAGAGTGTGGGGCCCCCGTTGGTTCGTTGGCTGCGTGTGCGATATCCGAGGCGGCTTATGGTGCACTCGATCAGCCAATCAGTGCTCTTGAAAACTCCCCTTTGTTAAACTTGAAG AAAGTGCTTGAATGCGGAGTTAGAAAACAGAGCGGGAACAAAGTCGCGTCCCTTTTCTTATCTCAAAAACTCAAAAGATTTAACAACGGATTTGAATATGGAGCCATTGACGTGAAGAGTCATTTGGAGAAGTTGTTGTTAAAAGATGTTGTTTCTCTTGTTACTATATA CTATTCACCACAAACTGGCATACGACCTCTTAGCCCGTGGATTTGCTATTTTCGGATAAGCAAC gaGGCTGTTAAGAAGCAACTCAAAGTGCAATCAATCATCAATGCTCTGAAGTTAAATTGTACCGACTCGGTTAAACTCAAGAAGTTAAAACTCAGTCTACCAAAATTGCAGATATCGTCCAA AGGGGACCCTGAAAATAGTGATACGAATGGGGATTTTTATATCGCTGTTCAAATAGCTCAAATCGAAGACACTGACAACTCACTTAATATACTTCAAGATCGTGTGGTGCCATTTCTTCTTGAGACCGTGATAAAAG GATCTTCGAATGTCAAGCAAGTGGATATCGTATGGAACGATGGTCCGAAGACTTCAAAATCGTACAAAGAATCTTCGGGTGAACTCTACTTGCGTGTTTTCATGTCCGAAAGCTGCGATCGAAGGAGTTTTTGGAGAAAATTGATCGACGATTGTATTCAAATAATGGACATGATCGACTGGGAACGAAGTTATCCGGATGATGTACAAGATGTGATTTTAGCACAAGGGATCGATGCTGCAAGAAATTATTTCCTTTGT ATGCTGAAATCGGCAATAGAAGATACTGGAAAAACGATAATTCCTGAACATTTGGCTCTTACTGCCGACTGCTTATCTGCTACCGGAGAGTTTGTTCCGTTAAACGCTAAAGGACTATCTCTGCAAAGAAAACAAGCATCAATTTCTGCACCGTTTACTCAAGCATGCTTTTCT AATCCATCGGATTGTTTTGTCAAAGCTGCAAAAGCCGAGGAATCTGATAAACTCGAGGGGACAATCGATGCGTTATCATGGGGAAAAGTCCCGGCTCTTGGTACAGGTGGCAGATTTGAAATCTTATTTTCTGGCAAG gaacatgaaattgataaacCGACAGATGTATACAATTTGTTGAGCAAATGTATCGATTTGAATGAAGAGAAAGTTGAAAACAAAAACATACGTTACAAGACAGCTGTCGTATTGCCGTATCCTGATTTTGCTGTAGAAGGGAAGAGTGAATTGTTTAAAATGGTGTTAGAAAGGAAAATATCAGCTGATGATATCAAGCGTTTGTCGAAAGATTTGAAGGGTATACTTTACAA GTATGATGTTAACAAGGAGTTAAGCCCAGACGATCATCTTGTGGCGTGTAAAGCTCTATGTTTTCACCCTCGAAAGAAGGAGAAGATTGGAGAAGGCGTTTTTAGAATTAAG GTTGGGCAGCACAAGATGCATGGAAGTACGCGATGTTTTGTTGTAGAACAAATTGATGGAAGTGTCGTAGATTTCTCGTATCATAAATGCATATTTCACGCCTTGAAATTGGTTGCTCCGAAGGAAGCGTCACTTTATGAGGCGAGATGGTTGAGCGGAAGGGATTGA